In Porites lutea chromosome 8, jaPorLute2.1, whole genome shotgun sequence, the genomic stretch gctagcgaggggggctgctaaaatttcaagcttcgagtttcaatatcttcatccctcccccttgtcatattaaatgaactttcccttagatCATAAGGTTTCTGTACTCTACTTGGCTTTTAAGGAGCAGGCCTTTGTAGTTCAGAcgctggataaatcactattcagcggataagtattaggtgAAACAATAATATTGCGTTATGTGctggatagaaatttatccagtggatagcattatccagaTCCAGAGTGAGTAACTCCTCCGTGGTTcaaccctttgaaaaaatgctgcCTAGTGAATAGTCCACCACCCATCACCTAACCTGGAGGACTAGGGACAGTTTTTGTCTGGACTGTCTCTACTTGTTGACCAATCTAGCATGGTTAGACCTGCCAGGGACCAGAGACCCAGATCAGTGGCACAGCTCACAgggcctggttaccaagccttATCAACACCTCAGGGTGCCAGTGCAAAGTGAAGCAGCCAGGAAATAGCCCAAAGAATTGAGAGGCTATCACCATCTCAAAGAATAACATGTTTTAcagttattttattaattaattatccTTTTAGGTGAGGCGGGAagtattttaagaataatactttaatattatttttattctatCATACATGACTGTCTACAAAATGTGGAAGCATTTTCATTGTTGATAAGGTCCAATAATGGTAGTGAAGTAGGTTAAATTCCCACCTGAGGGACCACAAATTGCCATCTGTATGAAAGATTTCAGCAGCGTGAGATGCGTTCAGAGGTCTGGTTTGTCCTCAAAGTTGTAGTTGATGGTCAAACCCTTTGTAATAGGCTTGACACCGCGGGGATTGTTAGTATGCATGTAGATACAGATGTAAAGTGTGTATAAACAACACATTAATATACACTAACaagctttattattcattcaaaatattttcccgattctgattggctgaaagcacatgcataattcaccataaccagtttctgatgaccaaatttggaagaattttgtgtctAGCGAGAAATGACAtaaaaaatgcagcgtttttgcTGGTTAATACACTGTTAACCGACaagacctggggatgaggttgagttgttttgtttgtggaaacaaaaatggcggacatttcactcgtttcaagagtaagaactaggcgcaATAATacctaaaaacatggcaagaacagcaagaggACAACTTGAAGGGCCACATCTGctttttggagaatatttgtgcagctggacaaacctaaacttaacatcgatggattgatggaggtaagcatgttttagccatgtttttaaactaaaaattattttgactgaataataaaacaattattgaatttggctttcgtatcatatgaagaattatggagatcttggagggtgttatccgcctcggccgtcttcataagatactcagcctcattcattaattgttaattaacaacaaaagaaaatagatGTATTTGAGTTTGCCTTAAGAGACTTGGTATGACCAGTGTTAAGGTGTTAAGTGTTGGCATCACCTTAGCACTAATAGGCCTTGTTATGTCTTTGCTGCAAGTTAATTCTGATACAAAATAAGTTAGCCTTGATTATTCACAAGCTCTTCGTTATGTAGACAGTCTGACTCCCAAATGTCCATGTTGCTTCTTGTTATCTGCTCTATGTGATTGTCTTTCctcttttcgtttttgttgttcCAAAGCACGCCGTTCCCTCTCTGCTTGCTTCCTCTCCTTTGTTAATTTTTCTGTTTGCcattcaatttctttttctgataCACCTTCCTCGTCCCATGCTGAATTGGATTCTTCAGTCCATGATCCTAACTCAGGCTAATTTGAGGAAATAAAAAAGACCCTGATTCAGCCTGTTCATTCCAGACCTCATAAACTTATGTGTTATTGACCAAGGGTGAGGTCAAGATTGCTGAATATTATTGACCTCGACTCTGTCTTGGtccataaaaacacaaaaaagaatGAGGCCAATATCCACAGCCACCTTGATCGAataagcttggtcaataaatgATTTACTATATAGCCATAGACAACTTTCTCTTCTGGGACTAATATGGGGAATTCCAAGCGGCCGGCAAGATGGGTCCATCTTGCCCCCTTGGGTAGCCAATCACAAGACAGGATTTGCTTCATCCTGCCCACTCGTGGATACAGCCATATCATAAAGACGTATACTGGTTAGGTGACCTTTACAGATCTGGTTGAAGAGAAGATGTGAAACCCTACACACCGGGACCCTGGGAATCAAGCtctccagtttttttttctcagctgCCCAACTGGACAAACACATGACATTACCTGTTCTTCTGTTTTATTATTTCTCAAGTACCTCTAAACACACTCTCCTGCATAAACCAAGTTATATACTCATATAATTCTGAAAACTCTTACCTCTACTGGGGGATAGCTGATATCAAATTTCAAACGGTTTGATGGTCCAGCTGTTTGTAACTGACTACTCTCATCCGAAAAACTCTTTTTCTTCTTAACaacaatctgaaaaaaaaagaaaattgtcttGCCATGAAGGCTGGAGAACTATCATTTCacactgaaaaaagaaagatcTTGAAAAAAGTCCTGCCCAGTAGTGTGGGTGTGGGACAAGTgaattttcttgctgggaaagTGGCTTTTAAAGCTTACTAACTTGTCCAATGGGCAAGAGTTCAAACAACTTATCCTCTGACATAATCAATAACTAACTAAGGCAAGAAAAAAGTGGCCCTGGCAAGCATAATGTAAGAGCTGCTTGCAAAAAGGACAAACTGGAATTGAGCCCTAAAGAACCCACTTTACTCATAAAAACTACTGATACATTATATTAGAGTCACAGGAACCttactttttttggtttttgaaaGACAGGCGCCATGTCCTGAAATAGATCTTCATCATCAGGTGGAGTTGGCTCTGGACTACAGGACACAGCTGGTTCAACCTTCACGCTGAATTCCTCCATTTTACTCCAATCTTCCCACTCATCTGCTTCATGGTCAGGCTGTGGTTTGATTTACATTGATATGATAAGATGTA encodes the following:
- the LOC140946722 gene encoding receptor-binding cancer antigen expressed on SiSo cells-like; translation: MKVVHFNFRRFFSCFSILFNFIKRILFRSRQRKSSRSEDDVLPTLVTVASDPPVNHDQPDHEADEWEDWSKMEEFSVKVEPAVSCSPEPTPPDDEDLFQDMAPVFQKPKKIVVKKKKSFSDESSQLQTAGPSNRLKFDISYPPVEPELGSWTEESNSAWDEEGVSEKEIEWQTEKLTKERKQAERERRALEQQKRKEERQSHRADNKKQHGHLGVRLST